A genomic window from Winogradskyella sp. J14-2 includes:
- a CDS encoding CopD family protein yields the protein MEYYNYIKSLHLIFVITWFAGLFYIPRLFVYQIEAFHKPSPEKEILGKQLKLMAKRLWFIITWPSAILATLFAIWLMILMPAWFQQGWMHVKLTFVLLLFIYHYKTHIYYKQLQKDDVKVTSNYMRIWNEGATFILFAVVFLVILKSTVNWVFGVIGIVVLGVLIMLGFKLYKRIREKNPDA from the coding sequence ATGGAATACTACAACTACATAAAATCACTTCATCTTATTTTTGTAATCACTTGGTTTGCAGGTCTGTTTTACATTCCAAGGCTGTTTGTATATCAAATTGAAGCGTTTCATAAACCTTCGCCAGAAAAAGAAATTTTGGGAAAGCAACTGAAATTAATGGCAAAACGCTTATGGTTTATTATTACTTGGCCTTCTGCAATTTTAGCAACATTATTTGCGATATGGTTAATGATTTTAATGCCAGCTTGGTTTCAGCAAGGTTGGATGCACGTAAAACTAACCTTTGTACTGCTGCTTTTTATATACCATTACAAAACGCATATATACTACAAACAACTTCAAAAAGATGATGTAAAAGTAACCTCAAACTATATGCGTATTTGGAACGAAGGAGCCACTTTTATCCTCTTTGCAGTGGTGTTTTTGGTGATTCTAAAAAGTACAGTGAATTGGGTTTTTGGTGTAATAGGCATAGTTGTTCTTGGTGTACTTATAATGTTAGGATTTAAGCTATACAAACGTATACGTGAAAAAAATCCAGATGCCTAA
- a CDS encoding TraB/GumN family protein: MKKIFTALTFILSITAFSQQQYQGLLWEITGNGLEKPSYLYGTMHVSKKVAFRLDDVFYEALNKSECIALESDPMTWPGFNYNMMIDEMASYNNPKVAFYTNLFKLTHPEEMAVRASVRMDNGAVNAYLYRKNNASDNFEEETYLDMFIYQAGKKNGKEIYALEDLAESRYLTTKAAYNANKKDIDPWLQKLYTKENPYLIQENLYRDRNLDLLDSIGEGSNTEFYRENMLYIRNENMVNSLVELMPTKTVFAGVGAAHLPGDKGMINMLRERGYTVRALTSEQTDFSKTEKTKLDSLFVEPILKKHSTPDGFLSLNTYDELREFSYGGQKYYLDPDMTNGAYLTINRISRFTYLPNEKENMTLKEIDDLLYEDIPGDIVKKEELREPYPGISIVNKTKKGEFQKYHIYQTPLEIIIIKYAGRSDFVLKHEAEIFNSIDIKTPTDSIISFVSPAKKFQVKFPEYYVTSNMANKGKKLLEGYKDDAYFFVEESTLHDLSYIEEDSFEAKYFHHALYLNYKLEEAEGGFKRGDYKTYESRAVLDSTSNKNLHLKTIVKDGSYYLLGYVGTNVEEKADFFKSFKFNKTDYSGFEKLVDTSLHFTVNTNAKSPLPNPYGYGYYGSDKDDKDYEEKTKSTTYSTKANEQIEITRTKFHDLQMFHNVDSLWKDVDRKANGATRYYTPKKKFRIFNRSKSNKDGIYSYTFNYTDSNSAKQVMVKNILKEGVLFELKTLIDSISGPSKFVTEFYDSFTPIDTLMGKDVLKDKTHQFFEALKNKDSIILESYDLVKFKKYNSRDIVSVLKDFEFDKERLNIKSHLVGQLVEIDLKNNLDFIKQLYYDSYSDPQTQSAILEGLFDTKKKENFELAMDLMERDLPLGGIGSIFYSYAKKDSLELKADLFPKILQYSTISEYKEALYGLLARVKDSGLIKTKDYKKYKNQIINDGKIEVKRSLSNSGYGYYSDDLSTYVNLIFPYRNERTAKDFFDKMLNVDDTSALTRYYILLAKNKEKIPSELKEKLVEDEENQYKLLEELDEAKLFNSIKSLNISQQQFAKSKLLGNADYEKEKDSLVFLLKRDFKTDKGSKDAVMYFFKIDKDDDYSGKSEVLHYISFIKPKDSKKLIVDYYDISNSYGTTVDETKELDEQIEEIINLAIYKDRKRVTPTSRGYNGYYDY, encoded by the coding sequence ATGAAAAAAATTTTTACTGCCCTAACATTTATACTATCAATTACAGCCTTTTCACAACAGCAATATCAGGGTTTACTTTGGGAAATAACAGGTAATGGTTTAGAGAAACCATCATACCTATACGGTACCATGCACGTAAGTAAAAAAGTAGCATTTAGATTAGATGATGTTTTCTACGAGGCACTAAATAAAAGCGAGTGTATTGCATTAGAGTCTGACCCAATGACATGGCCAGGTTTTAATTATAACATGATGATTGATGAAATGGCTTCTTACAACAACCCAAAAGTAGCCTTTTACACCAATCTATTTAAGCTAACACACCCTGAAGAAATGGCGGTTAGAGCATCTGTGAGAATGGATAATGGTGCTGTAAATGCCTATTTATATAGAAAAAATAATGCTTCGGATAATTTTGAAGAGGAAACGTATTTAGATATGTTTATTTATCAGGCAGGAAAGAAAAACGGAAAAGAAATTTATGCGCTTGAAGATTTAGCTGAGTCGCGCTATTTAACCACAAAAGCAGCTTACAATGCTAACAAAAAAGACATTGATCCTTGGTTACAAAAACTTTACACAAAAGAGAACCCTTATCTTATACAAGAAAACCTTTACAGAGATAGAAACCTGGATTTGCTAGACTCTATAGGTGAAGGCTCTAACACAGAGTTTTACAGAGAGAATATGCTTTATATTAGAAACGAAAACATGGTAAATTCTCTTGTAGAGTTAATGCCAACTAAAACCGTTTTTGCTGGCGTTGGCGCAGCACATTTACCAGGAGACAAAGGAATGATTAATATGCTTCGCGAAAGAGGCTACACCGTTAGAGCTTTAACATCTGAGCAAACTGATTTTAGTAAAACCGAAAAAACAAAACTAGACAGCCTTTTTGTAGAACCTATTCTAAAAAAGCATAGTACACCAGACGGTTTTTTAAGCCTAAATACTTATGATGAATTACGCGAGTTCTCTTATGGAGGGCAGAAGTATTATTTAGATCCGGATATGACAAACGGTGCGTATTTAACAATAAACAGAATTAGTCGTTTCACTTATTTGCCAAACGAAAAAGAGAACATGACATTAAAGGAAATAGATGATTTACTCTACGAAGACATTCCTGGTGATATTGTAAAAAAAGAAGAATTAAGAGAGCCGTATCCTGGAATAAGCATCGTTAATAAAACAAAAAAAGGTGAATTTCAGAAATACCATATTTACCAAACACCTTTGGAGATTATTATTATAAAATACGCTGGTCGTAGCGATTTTGTGCTTAAACATGAGGCTGAAATATTTAACTCAATAGACATAAAAACACCTACGGATTCTATTATATCATTTGTCTCCCCAGCCAAAAAATTTCAAGTTAAGTTTCCTGAATATTACGTTACAAGTAACATGGCTAATAAAGGAAAAAAGCTATTAGAGGGTTATAAAGATGATGCTTACTTTTTTGTTGAAGAATCCACACTCCATGACTTAAGCTATATCGAAGAAGATAGTTTTGAAGCTAAATACTTTCACCACGCGCTTTATTTAAACTATAAACTTGAAGAAGCTGAAGGTGGATTCAAAAGAGGTGATTATAAAACCTATGAGTCTCGTGCTGTTTTAGACTCAACGTCTAATAAAAATTTACACTTAAAGACAATTGTAAAAGATGGCAGCTATTATCTTTTGGGCTATGTAGGCACTAACGTTGAAGAAAAAGCAGATTTTTTCAAATCCTTTAAATTCAATAAAACAGATTATTCTGGGTTTGAAAAATTGGTAGACACCTCACTTCATTTTACGGTAAACACCAATGCCAAATCTCCGTTGCCAAATCCTTATGGTTATGGATACTATGGCTCTGATAAAGACGATAAAGATTACGAAGAAAAAACAAAGTCTACAACCTACTCCACAAAAGCCAATGAGCAAATAGAAATCACCAGAACCAAATTTCATGACTTACAAATGTTTCATAACGTTGATAGTCTTTGGAAAGATGTTGATCGAAAAGCCAATGGAGCTACGCGTTATTACACACCAAAAAAGAAATTTAGAATTTTCAATAGGTCTAAGTCCAATAAAGATGGTATCTACTCCTATACATTTAATTACACGGACAGTAATAGTGCCAAGCAAGTAATGGTGAAGAACATCCTCAAAGAAGGTGTGCTTTTTGAACTAAAAACATTAATAGATTCTATTAGTGGACCCTCTAAATTTGTAACTGAATTTTACGATTCATTTACACCAATAGATACCTTAATGGGTAAAGACGTACTAAAGGATAAAACACACCAATTTTTTGAAGCACTAAAAAACAAGGATAGTATAATTTTAGAATCTTACGATCTTGTTAAGTTCAAAAAATACAATAGCAGAGATATTGTTTCTGTATTAAAAGATTTTGAATTCGATAAAGAACGTTTAAATATAAAGTCGCACTTAGTAGGTCAACTTGTGGAGATAGATCTTAAAAACAATCTAGACTTTATAAAACAACTATACTACGACAGCTACTCAGATCCACAAACCCAGTCTGCGATATTAGAAGGTTTGTTTGACACCAAGAAGAAAGAAAACTTTGAGTTGGCTATGGATTTAATGGAACGCGATTTACCACTTGGTGGTATTGGTAGCATTTTTTATAGCTACGCTAAGAAAGATTCTTTAGAGCTAAAAGCCGATTTGTTTCCTAAAATTTTACAGTACAGCACTATTAGCGAATACAAAGAAGCGCTATACGGTTTGTTGGCTCGTGTTAAAGATTCTGGTTTGATAAAAACAAAAGATTACAAAAAATATAAAAACCAGATAATAAATGACGGTAAGATAGAAGTAAAGCGCAGCCTAAGTAACAGTGGTTATGGTTACTACTCTGATGATCTATCAACTTACGTTAATTTAATTTTTCCTTATAGAAATGAACGTACTGCCAAAGACTTTTTTGATAAAATGCTCAACGTAGACGATACTTCAGCACTAACAAGGTATTATATTCTATTAGCTAAAAACAAAGAAAAAATCCCAAGCGAATTAAAGGAGAAGTTAGTAGAGGATGAAGAAAATCAATACAAACTTTTAGAAGAACTTGACGAGGCCAAGCTCTTTAATTCTATAAAGTCACTTAATATTAGTCAGCAACAATTTGCAAAATCTAAACTTTTAGGTAATGCAGATTATGAGAAAGAAAAGGATTCCCTTGTCTTTTTATTGAAACGCGATTTTAAAACTGACAAAGGTAGCAAGGATGCCGTTATGTACTTCTTTAAAATAGATAAAGATGATGACTACTCTGGTAAATCCGAAGTACTACATTACATCTCTTTTATAAAACCAAAAGACAGTAAAAAACTCATTGTCGATTATTATGATATAAGCAACAGCTATGGAACTACTGTTGATGAAACCAAAGAGCTAGACGAACAAATTGAAGAAATCATTAACCTTGCGATTTACAAAGACCGAAAACGGGTAACACCAACCTCGCGCGGCTATAATGGGTATTATGATTATTAG
- a CDS encoding sensor histidine kinase, with protein sequence MILLVLLASVLIAAVTIYQYNEEARDYHRERLERKEKAIRKSIEFTIQETTYPVTTENIPLIFKDAIFDIDAVHNLQINLYDLEGELLKSSKRTILRDSSDRCLNAEVLNALSNTAEHRYVSKQEENGQTFQSSYSYITDGKFKNLAILNLPYLENDDFLNRELNEFLMRLGYAYLAMILAAIVFAYFISKYITKSLKTISDKMNETRLEKRNKKIQVDATSEEIETLVNSYNSMIDELEASAVKLATSEREQAWREMAKQVAHEIKNPLTPMRLSVQSFQRKFNPNDENIHQKVNEYSNTLIQQIDTMSSIASAFSNFAKMPAQKSENLDVVHIVKLALDIFNEDYISFEAEAEEIIAKFDRTQLIRVVTNLVKNSIQAIPDNSKNPSIKVKVFSDKTEVKITVEDNGNGIAEETKSKIFEPKFTTKSSGMGLGLAMVKNIVETFKGSITFTSQEGKGTLFTVAFPK encoded by the coding sequence ATGATACTCTTGGTATTATTGGCATCTGTATTAATTGCTGCCGTAACAATATATCAGTATAATGAAGAAGCAAGAGATTATCACAGAGAGCGCCTAGAACGAAAAGAAAAAGCAATTAGAAAAAGTATAGAATTTACTATACAAGAAACTACTTATCCTGTAACAACAGAGAACATACCATTGATTTTTAAGGATGCCATTTTTGATATAGATGCCGTTCATAATTTACAGATCAATCTTTATGACTTAGAAGGTGAACTTTTAAAAAGCTCCAAACGTACCATATTAAGAGATTCGTCAGATAGATGCCTTAATGCTGAAGTTCTAAATGCCCTGTCAAATACCGCAGAGCATAGGTATGTTAGTAAGCAAGAAGAAAATGGACAAACCTTCCAATCATCTTACTCTTATATAACAGATGGTAAATTTAAAAACTTAGCCATTCTTAATTTACCATACTTAGAAAATGATGACTTTTTAAATAGAGAGCTTAATGAATTTTTAATGCGTTTGGGTTATGCCTATTTAGCAATGATACTTGCGGCTATTGTATTTGCTTATTTCATTTCAAAATATATTACCAAATCATTAAAAACGATAAGTGATAAAATGAATGAAACTAGGCTTGAAAAACGCAACAAAAAAATTCAAGTTGATGCAACAAGCGAAGAAATAGAAACGCTGGTTAATTCTTACAATAGCATGATAGATGAACTCGAAGCCAGTGCAGTAAAACTGGCCACAAGCGAGCGTGAGCAAGCTTGGAGAGAAATGGCAAAGCAAGTGGCCCATGAGATTAAAAACCCGTTAACACCAATGCGACTGAGTGTGCAGAGTTTTCAACGCAAGTTTAACCCTAATGATGAGAACATTCACCAAAAGGTCAATGAGTACAGTAACACACTCATTCAGCAGATAGACACCATGAGTTCTATTGCATCGGCATTTTCTAATTTTGCTAAAATGCCTGCTCAAAAATCAGAAAATCTCGATGTTGTACATATAGTAAAACTGGCATTAGATATTTTTAATGAAGACTATATCTCTTTTGAAGCAGAAGCAGAAGAAATAATTGCTAAATTCGACCGAACGCAGCTTATTAGAGTAGTAACTAATTTGGTTAAAAACTCCATACAAGCCATACCAGATAACAGCAAAAATCCAAGTATAAAGGTTAAAGTGTTTTCAGACAAGACAGAGGTTAAAATCACCGTAGAAGATAATGGTAACGGAATTGCCGAGGAGACTAAATCTAAAATCTTTGAGCCAAAGTTTACCACAAAGTCAAGCGGAATGGGCTTAGGATTAGCAATGGTGAAAAATATTGTGGAAACCTTTAAAGGAAGTATTACCTTTACATCTCAAGAAGGAAAAGGTACACTATTCACTGTGGCTTTTCCTAAATAA
- the hemH gene encoding ferrochelatase, producing the protein MKKGVLLVNLGSPDSPNPKDVKKYLDEFLMDGRVIDLPLWARTLLVKGIILNTRPKASAKAYQKIWWEEGSPLIVLSERLQEKVQSKVDYPVALAMRYGSMSIKKGLQELVDKGCTEIKTIPLYPQFAMATTETIDVKVDELVAKYFPQVTITRTPAFYNREDYINVLTKSIAEKLEGLDYEHILFSYHGVPERHIRKSDITNGNCKMNGKCCFKMGSKQHEFCYRHQCEITTVNVAKKLKLKNGTYSTTFQSRLGFDPWLKPYTDRTIERMGKAGTKKMAIVTPAFVSDCLETLEEIAMEGEEIFHEVGGKEFTVIPCLNDRDDFAQVLSNIIEEWAEAKKPLTV; encoded by the coding sequence ATGAAAAAAGGAGTTTTACTTGTTAACTTAGGTTCACCAGATAGCCCAAACCCAAAAGATGTAAAGAAATATTTGGACGAGTTTTTAATGGATGGACGTGTTATTGATCTCCCACTATGGGCACGTACATTGCTGGTGAAAGGCATTATCCTAAACACAAGACCGAAGGCTTCTGCCAAAGCATACCAGAAAATTTGGTGGGAAGAAGGGTCGCCCTTAATCGTCTTATCAGAACGGTTGCAAGAAAAAGTACAGAGCAAGGTAGATTATCCCGTAGCTTTGGCCATGCGCTATGGTAGCATGAGTATAAAAAAAGGATTGCAGGAGTTAGTTGATAAAGGTTGCACTGAAATTAAGACCATACCGTTGTATCCACAATTTGCCATGGCCACAACAGAGACTATTGATGTTAAAGTAGATGAATTGGTGGCCAAGTACTTTCCGCAAGTAACAATAACAAGAACACCTGCATTTTATAATCGCGAAGACTACATCAATGTTTTAACAAAGAGTATTGCCGAAAAACTTGAAGGTTTAGATTACGAGCACATTCTGTTTAGCTATCATGGTGTGCCAGAACGCCATATAAGAAAAAGCGACATTACCAATGGCAACTGTAAAATGAATGGTAAATGTTGTTTTAAAATGGGCAGCAAACAGCATGAGTTTTGCTACCGTCACCAATGCGAAATTACAACGGTAAATGTAGCCAAGAAATTAAAGCTAAAAAATGGTACGTATTCCACCACATTTCAATCCCGTTTGGGCTTTGATCCTTGGTTAAAACCGTACACAGACCGCACCATTGAGCGTATGGGAAAAGCAGGTACCAAAAAAATGGCAATCGTTACTCCGGCCTTTGTGAGCGATTGTTTAGAAACCTTAGAAGAAATAGCCATGGAAGGTGAGGAGATCTTTCACGAAGTTGGTGGAAAGGAATTTACTGTAATACCTTGTTTGAATGACAGAGACGATTTTGCACAAGTACTTTCTAATATAATTGAAGAATGGGCCGAAGCTAAGAAACCGCTAACCGTTTAA
- a CDS encoding VPS10 domain-containing protein, whose translation MRLSTILTVILLSFFSTNLDAQNFKETDYGALEYRLLGPFRGGRSAAVTGVPNQPNLYYFGATGGGIWKTTNGGREWENISDGFFGGSIGAIAVSKSDPNVIYVGGGEKTVRGNVSSGYGIWKSEDAGKTWTESGLKNSRHVPRITIHPTNHNIVYAAVLGNIYKPTQERGIYKSIDGGKTWRKTLFANEHAGVVDLIMDPTNPRILYASTWRVQRTPYSLSSGGEGSALWKSTDSGETWTEISTKKGFPKGILGIIGVTVSPLNNQRIWAIVENKDDGGLYRSDDGGETWTQVNNERKLRQRAWYYTRVYADTEDVNTVYVLNVRYHKSTDGGKTFGTYNAPHGDHHDLWIAPENPNRMIIGDDGGAQVTYDGGETWSTYHNQPTSQFYRVTTDNAFPYRIYAAQQDNSTIRIPHRTDGYAITEDDWESTAGGESAHIAVDPEDNDIVYGGSYDGFLTRVNHKTGTVRAINVWPDNPMGHGAEGMKYRFQWNFPIIFSKHNPNRLYTFSQHVHVTENEGQSWDIISPDLTRNDPEKLKSSGGPITQDNTSVEYYCTIFAAQESPLKEGLLWVGSDDGLIHITQDGGKTWNNVTPKGMPEWMMINSIEPSAFDEGTCYVAGTKYKTGDFAPYLYKTTDYGKTWKKITNGINAEHFTRVLREDPKRKGLLYAGTETGMYISFNDGNDWKPFQLNLPIVPITDATIKDNNLIVATQGRSLWIIDDLTLIHQLYDADLSKNVLFKPKATYRMRGGSRKGSKTSGTNHPNGVITYFNLKDYNEDDKVSLTYFDTEGDTIKTFSNKDKKNILKVEKGANQFVWDMTYDGAEQLKGMILWWASLEGPRAIPGDYNVSLNVNGEEQSQPFTILADPRAESTLVDMQQQFEFIKDVNKTMDEAHKSIKKIRNINAQLSAFQTQYKDDKNVKDLVEKAKALEEQLSNIEKELYQTKNRSGQDPLNFPIKLTNKLGHLNSLVRMGDFAPTEQDIAVKNELSAKIEKQLAAFNTILTNEVKAFNAAFNKKQLNYLFVED comes from the coding sequence ATGCGACTCTCAACCATCCTCACAGTTATATTACTGTCTTTTTTTAGTACAAATTTAGACGCTCAAAACTTTAAGGAAACAGATTATGGAGCTTTAGAATACAGATTACTTGGGCCTTTTAGAGGCGGACGAAGTGCTGCCGTTACTGGTGTACCCAACCAACCCAATCTTTATTACTTTGGTGCAACAGGTGGTGGTATTTGGAAAACTACAAACGGAGGACGCGAATGGGAAAATATTTCTGACGGCTTTTTTGGCGGAAGCATTGGTGCCATTGCAGTGTCTAAAAGCGACCCAAATGTCATCTATGTTGGTGGTGGCGAAAAAACGGTGAGAGGAAACGTATCATCTGGCTATGGCATTTGGAAAAGTGAAGATGCTGGTAAAACTTGGACCGAATCTGGTTTGAAGAATTCCAGACATGTGCCACGTATTACTATTCATCCTACAAACCACAATATTGTTTATGCTGCTGTATTGGGCAATATTTATAAGCCAACCCAAGAACGTGGAATTTATAAAAGTATTGATGGTGGAAAAACATGGCGAAAAACGTTGTTCGCCAATGAACATGCAGGCGTTGTTGACTTAATTATGGATCCTACCAACCCAAGAATTTTATATGCTTCTACATGGCGCGTTCAGCGTACGCCTTACAGTTTGAGTTCTGGTGGTGAGGGTTCTGCGCTTTGGAAAAGTACAGATAGTGGTGAAACATGGACAGAAATTTCAACAAAAAAAGGGTTCCCTAAGGGTATTTTAGGCATTATAGGTGTTACAGTATCACCACTAAATAATCAGCGTATTTGGGCCATTGTAGAAAATAAGGATGATGGTGGTTTGTACCGTAGCGATGATGGTGGCGAAACTTGGACGCAAGTCAATAACGAACGAAAATTACGCCAACGTGCGTGGTATTACACTCGTGTTTATGCAGATACGGAAGATGTTAATACCGTTTATGTTTTAAATGTTCGATACCATAAAAGTACAGATGGCGGAAAAACATTTGGCACCTACAACGCACCACATGGAGACCATCACGATTTATGGATTGCTCCTGAAAATCCCAACCGCATGATTATTGGCGATGATGGTGGCGCGCAAGTTACTTATGATGGTGGTGAAACGTGGAGTACTTACCATAACCAACCAACATCTCAGTTTTATCGTGTTACAACAGACAATGCATTTCCGTATCGTATTTATGCCGCGCAACAGGACAATTCAACCATTAGAATACCACACAGAACCGACGGTTATGCCATAACAGAAGATGATTGGGAATCTACTGCAGGTGGAGAATCAGCGCATATTGCCGTAGATCCAGAAGATAATGATATAGTTTATGGCGGAAGCTATGATGGTTTTCTCACTAGAGTCAATCACAAAACAGGAACGGTTAGAGCCATAAACGTTTGGCCAGATAACCCAATGGGTCATGGCGCAGAAGGCATGAAATATCGCTTTCAGTGGAATTTTCCTATTATATTTTCAAAGCACAATCCCAATCGGTTGTACACCTTTTCGCAACATGTACACGTTACGGAAAATGAAGGGCAGTCTTGGGATATTATTAGTCCAGATTTAACACGAAACGATCCTGAAAAATTAAAATCTTCAGGCGGACCAATAACACAAGATAATACTTCAGTAGAATATTATTGTACCATTTTTGCAGCACAAGAATCACCGCTCAAAGAAGGTTTGCTTTGGGTTGGTAGTGACGATGGATTAATACACATAACGCAAGATGGCGGTAAAACTTGGAATAACGTAACGCCAAAAGGCATGCCAGAATGGATGATGATAAACAGTATTGAGCCAAGTGCTTTTGATGAAGGTACCTGCTATGTGGCTGGCACTAAATACAAAACAGGTGATTTTGCTCCTTACTTATACAAAACCACAGACTACGGAAAAACTTGGAAAAAAATCACCAACGGCATCAACGCAGAACACTTTACAAGAGTGCTCAGAGAAGATCCTAAGCGTAAAGGCTTGTTGTATGCTGGGACAGAAACAGGCATGTACATATCGTTTAACGACGGAAACGATTGGAAACCATTTCAGCTCAACTTACCAATTGTACCTATTACAGATGCAACTATTAAGGACAATAATTTAATTGTGGCTACCCAAGGCCGAAGCCTTTGGATCATTGACGATTTAACCCTTATCCATCAATTGTACGATGCAGATTTAAGTAAAAACGTACTCTTTAAGCCAAAGGCTACTTACAGAATGCGAGGAGGCAGTAGAAAAGGCAGTAAGACTTCGGGAACCAATCATCCAAATGGTGTAATAACCTATTTCAACCTAAAGGATTATAACGAAGACGATAAAGTGTCCTTAACTTATTTTGATACCGAGGGCGATACAATTAAAACCTTTTCTAACAAAGACAAAAAGAATATACTTAAGGTAGAAAAAGGGGCAAATCAATTTGTTTGGGACATGACTTATGATGGTGCAGAGCAATTAAAAGGCATGATTTTGTGGTGGGCGAGTTTGGAAGGTCCTAGGGCAATTCCTGGTGACTATAACGTAAGTTTAAACGTTAATGGTGAAGAACAATCACAACCATTTACCATTTTAGCAGATCCAAGAGCAGAAAGCACTTTGGTAGATATGCAGCAACAATTTGAGTTTATTAAGGATGTGAATAAAACGATGGATGAAGCCCACAAATCCATAAAGAAAATCAGAAACATCAATGCACAACTTAGTGCTTTTCAGACGCAATATAAAGATGACAAAAACGTAAAGGACTTGGTAGAAAAAGCCAAAGCGTTGGAAGAACAATTGTCTAATATTGAAAAAGAATTGTACCAAACTAAAAACCGAAGTGGGCAAGATCCTTTAAATTTCCCAATAAAATTAACCAATAAATTGGGCCACTTAAATTCATTAGTGCGCATGGGAGATTTTGCGCCAACGGAGCAAGATATAGCCGTAAAAAATGAATTATCGGCCAAGATTGAAAAGCAATTAGCAGCATTTAATACTATTTTAACTAATGAGGTGAAAGCCTTTAATGCTGCGTTTAACAAAAAGCAATTAAATTATTTATTTGTTGAAGATTAA
- a CDS encoding MATE family efflux transporter, which translates to MAKVSSTDLGHQPIGKLLIKQAVPASIGILVMSLNILVDTIFVGNWIGPTAIAAINVVLPVSFFIAALGMAIGIGGSSIISRALGANNQIKALKTFGNQITLTITVTIIFVIFGLLYINEIVPAFGGKAAIFQPARTYYRIVLYGVPILALCMMGNTVIRAEGKPKFAMYAMLFPSVGNLVLDVIFIKIFDFGMAGAAWATTGSYMLCFLFILWFFLSKNSELKINIKHFGLDLPIVKEIGSLGFVTLSRQAIVSVTYLLMNNILFDLGGETSVTAYAIVGRMLMFALFPVYGITQGFLPIAGFNYGAAQYKRVREVIMTAIKYGILLCAIIFVFLMVFPDSITRLFTTDAEVLKETPPAMRWVFAATPIIVIQLIGAAYFQAIGKAIPALLLTLLRQGLFFIPLIFILPKFYGALGVWMAFPISDVLATIVTAYFLHREVTLNLLPKENE; encoded by the coding sequence ATGGCTAAGGTATCTTCAACAGATTTAGGACATCAACCCATTGGTAAATTACTGATTAAGCAAGCTGTTCCTGCCTCAATTGGTATTTTGGTAATGTCTCTTAACATCTTGGTAGATACCATTTTTGTAGGAAATTGGATTGGACCAACAGCCATTGCAGCTATTAATGTTGTACTGCCTGTATCGTTTTTTATTGCAGCTTTAGGTATGGCTATTGGTATTGGTGGTTCTTCCATTATATCAAGGGCTTTGGGTGCCAACAATCAAATAAAAGCATTAAAAACCTTCGGGAATCAGATTACCCTAACCATTACGGTTACCATCATTTTTGTCATTTTTGGTTTGCTCTACATCAATGAGATTGTACCAGCATTTGGCGGTAAGGCAGCTATTTTTCAACCTGCAAGAACGTATTACAGAATTGTACTTTACGGAGTGCCAATTTTGGCGCTTTGCATGATGGGAAATACAGTAATTAGAGCTGAAGGTAAACCAAAATTCGCCATGTATGCCATGCTTTTTCCATCGGTTGGAAATTTGGTATTAGACGTTATCTTTATTAAGATTTTCGATTTTGGAATGGCTGGTGCTGCTTGGGCAACCACAGGTTCTTACATGTTGTGCTTTTTGTTTATTCTTTGGTTTTTCTTGTCTAAAAATTCAGAATTAAAAATTAATATTAAACACTTTGGTTTAGACCTTCCTATTGTTAAGGAAATTGGCTCACTAGGCTTTGTAACCTTGTCACGTCAGGCCATTGTAAGTGTTACTTACCTTTTAATGAACAATATTTTGTTTGATTTGGGTGGCGAAACCTCAGTAACCGCTTATGCCATTGTAGGAAGAATGTTAATGTTTGCCCTGTTTCCTGTGTATGGCATTACGCAAGGCTTTTTACCCATTGCAGGCTTCAATTATGGTGCAGCGCAGTACAAGCGTGTGCGCGAAGTAATTATGACAGCAATTAAATATGGTATTTTACTCTGTGCTATCATCTTTGTGTTCTTAATGGTATTTCCAGATAGTATTACGCGTTTATTTACAACAGATGCCGAAGTGCTCAAAGAAACTCCACCAGCCATGCGCTGGGTATTCGCTGCAACACCTATTATAGTTATTCAACTTATAGGTGCAGCCTATTTTCAGGCTATTGGTAAGGCCATACCAGCGTTATTACTTACATTATTGCGCCAAGGCTTGTTCTTTATTCCTTTGATTTTTATTCTGCCTAAATTTTATGGAGCCTTAGGTGTTTGGATGGCTTTTCCAATTTCAGATGTGTTGGCTACCATTGTAACGGCATACTTTTTACATCGTGAGGTGACATTAAATTTACTTCCAAAGGAGAACGAATAA